A part of Numenius arquata chromosome 2, bNumArq3.hap1.1, whole genome shotgun sequence genomic DNA contains:
- the EFCAB10 gene encoding EF-hand calcium-binding domain-containing protein 10 isoform X2, with translation MAAGERECRDYLERHRIPELLHRLAALLLYHRPERPREFLIQALERVKAGKRAEGEYPYLMDEANLVAMFELLDVVGQGHITAAQYREALKTLGLSTEDLQLGDDVNITLDIFKEEVKKKMLESWAAY, from the exons ATGGCGGCGGGCGAGCGGGAGTGCCGAGACTACCTGGAGCGGCACCGGATCCCCGAGCTGCTCCACCGCCTCGCCGCGCTCCTCCTCTACCACCGACCCG AAAGACCACGCGAGTTCCTGATCCAGGCGCTGGAAAGGGTGAAGGCTGGAAAACGGGCCGAGGGCGAGTACCCCTACCTCATGGACGAGGCCAACCTGGTCGCCATGTTCGAGTTGCTGGACGTTGTCGGGCAAGGCCACATCACAGCAGCGCAGTACAGGGAAG CTCTTAAAACTTTGGGACTGAGCACTGAAGATCTGCAGCTTGGAGATGATGTGAATATCACATTGGACATATTCAAGGAAGAAGT gaagaaaaagatgctggagagctgggctgcaTATTAG
- the EFCAB10 gene encoding EF-hand calcium-binding domain-containing protein 10 isoform X1 encodes MAAGERECRDYLERHRIPELLHRLAALLLYHRPERPREFLIQALERVKAGKRAEGEYPYLMDEANLVAMFELLDVVGQGHITAAQYREALKTLGLSTEDLQLGDDVNITLDIFKEEVCMNPLSLQAFARRF; translated from the exons ATGGCGGCGGGCGAGCGGGAGTGCCGAGACTACCTGGAGCGGCACCGGATCCCCGAGCTGCTCCACCGCCTCGCCGCGCTCCTCCTCTACCACCGACCCG AAAGACCACGCGAGTTCCTGATCCAGGCGCTGGAAAGGGTGAAGGCTGGAAAACGGGCCGAGGGCGAGTACCCCTACCTCATGGACGAGGCCAACCTGGTCGCCATGTTCGAGTTGCTGGACGTTGTCGGGCAAGGCCACATCACAGCAGCGCAGTACAGGGAAG CTCTTAAAACTTTGGGACTGAGCACTGAAGATCTGCAGCTTGGAGATGATGTGAATATCACATTGGACATATTCAAGGAAGAAG TATGTATGAATCCACTTTCTCTGCAAGCATTTGCCAGAAGATTTTGA